Proteins from one Solenopsis invicta isolate M01_SB chromosome 11, UNIL_Sinv_3.0, whole genome shotgun sequence genomic window:
- the LOC113002942 gene encoding uncharacterized protein LOC113002942, with protein sequence MVLAIVVREIMVLAIVVRKIMVLTIVSRETIVLAIVVREIVVPVTVVREIMVLATAVRETIVLAIVVREIIVLATVVREIMVPATVVREIMVLASVVREIIVLVSIDCEIRVLTTIVHEIRVLTSIDHEIIVIMTVSHEVTVLTIVGHEIIVLIVKIGTKKNMYLENCKNAFRIVINRVVETITMMLLNDRNTTKYYTRGTRAGKWVQMRKERVLKHLVNVLSK encoded by the exons atggttCTCGCGATCGTTGTTCGCGAGATCATGGTTCTCGCGATCGTTGTTCGCAAGATCATGGTTCTGACGATCGTCAGTCGCGAGACCATAGTTCTTGCGATCGTCGTTCGCGAGATCGTGGTTCCCGTGACCGTCGTTCGCGAGATCATGGTTCTCGCAACCGCCGTTCGCGAGACCATAGTTCTCGCGATCGTTGTTCGCGAGATCATAGTTCTTGCAACCGTCGTTCGCGAGATCATGGTTCCCGCAACCGTCGTTCGCGAGATTATGGTTCTCGCGTCCGTCGTCCGCGAGATCATAGTTCTCGTGAGCATCGATTGCGAGATCAGAGTTCTCACTACCATCGTTCACGAGATCAGAGTTCTCACCAGCATCGATCACGAAATTATAGTTATCATGACAGTCAGTCACGAGGTCACGGTTCTTACGATCGTCGGTCACGAGATTATAGTTCTTATAGTCAAGattggaacaaaaaaaaatatgtatctcgaaaattgcaaaaacgcTTTTCGCATAGTAATCAATCGGGTGGTCGAAACAATTACTATGATGCTGCTGAACGATCgaaatacaacaaaatatt ACACACGTGGGACACGCGCCGGGAAATGGGTCCAAATGAGGAAAGAACGAGTATTAAAACACTTGGTTAATGTTCTAAGTAAATAG
- the LOC113002940 gene encoding uncharacterized protein LOC113002940, producing the protein MAVTLRLRFRSEWQSYVTLSKKKFITMPWRYNCSSIKHKVNEHVETAINRAVIEHRTEEIIDQNKENYPPSESQSIDVGLYSSMIKIIERRDNKMINQEHILKNKKQEICWYVIKCTFIFIVS; encoded by the exons ATGGCCGTAACGCTTCGTCTAAGGTTTAGAAGCGAGTGGCAATCTTATGTGACCTTGTCTAAGAAGAAATTCATTACTATGCCATGGCg GTACAACTGTTCATCTATAAAACATAAAGTAAATGAGCATGTGGAGACAGCAATAAATAG AGCTGTAATTGAGCACAGAACAGAAGAGATAATagatcaaaataaagaaaactatCCACCCTCAGAATCACAATCCATTGATGTAGGACTGTATAG TTCTATGATCAAAATAATAGAAAGAAGAGATAATAAAATGATCAACCAAGAACATATACTGAagaataaaaaacaagaaatatgtTGGTATGTTATAAAatgcacttttatttttattgtttcttaa